One part of the Amyelois transitella isolate CPQ chromosome 10, ilAmyTran1.1, whole genome shotgun sequence genome encodes these proteins:
- the LOC132902213 gene encoding uncharacterized protein LOC132902213 gives MPKRSAEDRIARYSRKIKKLQNEEIKRRKRVIIYSDSSDDDNMSDIEYNKNADNNTANIEPEVPDQAVPLPDDPQTDDQPLSSLDPDILMALGEPAQEEVAYGEDIHPDLAQRWAPLLRKGLVEKEQKDKLLKEYAIPKNCKLFRAPLLNPEINAAVSEFARARDKKIENGQQQLGIGLTAINRAMTVLLTSDNKIQAIKYLSDACRILSDLHAAESQTRKKSLTQGLEKSFLNLIQDTDRDETLFGADLPDKIKASKAIEKQGSQIKKPDNKLAPGSSTSRPTRSQGNSKGPSRSVASRGGRGTSRRNPYTTRSTSAQSNFNPSRIWNKPPRASPRT, from the exons ATGCCGAAGCGTAGTGCAGAGGATAGAATTGCACGTTATTCACGAAAAATTAAGAAGCttcaaaatgaagaaattaagCGCCGCAAacgtgttattatttattctgatTCATCAGATGATGACAATATGTCGG atatcgaatataataaaaacgctGACAATAACACTGCCAATATCGAACCGGAGGTTCCTGATCAGGCCGTGCCCTTGCCAGATGACCCTCAAACCGATGATCAGCCTTTGTCTTCATTAGATCCTGATATACTAATGGCATTAGGGGAACCCGCTCAAGAGGAAGTTGCGTATGGAGAGGACATTCACCCAGACTTAGCCCAAAGATGGGCTCCTCTTCTCCGTAAAGGCCTGGTTGAAAAGgaacaaaaagataaattgtTAAAAGAATACGCAATTCCTAAAAATTGTAAACTATTTAGAGCCCCCCTTTTAAACCCAGAAATCAATGCTGCAGTCTCCGAATTTGCCCGCGCGCGGgataaaaagattgaaaatgGTCAACAGCAACTAGGCATAGGTCTAACAGCCATAAATAGGGCAATGACGGTTTTGCTTACTTCCGATAACAAAATACaggctataaaatatttatctgatGCCTGCAGAATCTTATCAGACCTTCACGCAGCTGAGTCCCAGACCCGTAAAAAGTCTCTAACCCAAGGTTTAGAAAAATCTTTCCTTAACCTCATCCAAGACACTGATCGCGACGAAACGTTATTCGGCGCTGATTTACCAGATAAGATTAAGGCGTCAAAAGCTATTGAGAAACAGGgttctcaaataaaaaaaccggATAATAAACTTGCACCAGGATCGTCTACCTCTCGTCCCACTAGATCTCAGGGAAACTCGAAAGGCCCCTCTCGCTCGGTGGCAAGCAGGGGGGGGCGCGGTACTTCCAGGAGGAATCCTTATACGACGAGATCCACGTCTGCACAGAGCAACTTCAACCCATCCAGGATTTGGAACAAGCCTCCTCGTGCAAGCCCTCGGACATAG